The Pseudomonas sp. IB20 region CTAATGCGGGCATCGGGCGCCAAACCCAGAATATGACAGGACTCGCCTTCCAGGTCCGGTAAGCTGCGCTAGAGCTTGATGCTCCACCGTAACTGCCTCACCGGTCGCCCGTCCGGTCCCGAGGTGTGTTATGACCTTCCAACTCTTAGTTTTGCCTGATGTACGTACGCTAGCCGCAGCCCTGCGCGCCAAGCTGTGCCGCGAGCCCGTAGGTTTTTCGCCTACTCGTTCCGCCTTTGCTGCACCTTCCCCCCAAGTGCGTCCGGCCCCCCCGCTGGCGCACTGGCGTATCTGCCCTGCCAGCGGCCAACTGCTGCAGCACTGGGACCACGCCGACCCTCAAGACCCGCAGAGACCTAAGGTTTCCACACTGGCTCAAGCGAGCCTGTTGCTCGGTTTTTACCTGAGCACTCGCGCCGCTTAAACCGGCTGGAAACAGCAACTTTCTGATTAATAGTCTGGAGTTCTTTATGAACAAGTCCAGTAGTAGCCCGCTGCGCGTTAGTTAACTAACGTGCGTCTGGCGGGCGCTGTAGAAGTTATGTGAACACCTTATTTAAACCGATCGCGAAGTCCGCGGCTCGGCATGCTTTCGCTCGCCTGTATTCAGGTAAGTACCGGGTATGTTTTGTCGAGAATTGGCGACAGGAGTACAGACAATGAGCGCCGTAAAAAACACGCCTCTGCACAAGAAAAATGGCACCGACGCCGACACCAAACTGTCGATGCGTGCCGCCCGTGAAGCCCAGAACGGCCTACAGGCCACCCTCGCCAATGTGCGAGCCACCCAGGACGGTTTGACCGAGCTGGACGCCTCGGCACGTCTGCAGCGCGAAGGCTACAACGAGGTGGCCCATGACAAGCCGCCTCACGCCATCGTCCAGTTCCTGCAGGCACTGAACAACCCCTTCATCTACGTACTGCTGACCCTGGCCGGCATCAGCTTTATCACGGACTACTGGCTGCCCTTGCAGGCTGGTGAAGAAGTCGACCTGACCAAAGTCATCATCATCATGACCATGGTGCTGCTCAGCAGCCTGCTGCGCTTCTGGCAGGAGCACCGCTCGGCCAAATCCGCCGAAGCGCTGAAAGCCATGGTGCGCACCACCGCCACGGTGCTGCGGCGTGAGCAAGTCGGCGCCCAGCCAACGCTGCGCGAAGTACCGATGCGCGACCTGGTCGCCGGCGACATCGTGCAACTGTCGGCCGGCGACATGATCCCGGCCGATATCCGCCTGATCGAGTCGCGTGACCTGTTTATCAGCCAGGCCGTGCTGACTGGCGAAGCCTTGCCGGTCGAGAAATACGACACCCTCGGTGACGTCACACAAAAGTCTGCCTCTTCGCTGGCAGCCGACCAAGGCAACCTGCTCGACCTGCCGAACATCTGCTTCATGGGCACCAACGTGGTCAGCGGCCGCGCCAAGGCCGTAGTGGTCGCCACCGGGCCACGCACTTACTTTGGCTCGCTGGCCAAGGCCATTGTCGGCTCGCGGGTGCAGACCGCGTTCGACCGTGGGGTGAACAGCGTCAGCTGGCTGTTGATTCGCTTCATGCTGGTGATGGTGCCGATCGTGTTCCTGCTCAATGGCTTCTCCAAAGGCGACTGGGGCGATGCGTTCCTGTTTGCCCTGGCGGTGGCCGTGGGCCTGACCCCGGAAATGCTGCCAATGATCGTCAGCGCCAACCTGGCCAAGGGCGCCACCGCCATGGCCAAGCGCAAAGTGGTGGTCAAACGCCTGAATGCGATCCAGAACTTCGGCTCAATGGACGTGCTGTGCACCGACAAGACCGGCACCCTGACCCAAGACAAAATCATCCTCGAACACCACGTCAACGCCTTTGGCCAACGTGATGATGCGGTGCTGTCCCTGGCCTGGCTCAACAGCTACCACCAGAGCGGCATGAAGAACCTGATGGACCAGGCCGTGGTGCAGTTCTCGGAACACAACCCCAAGTTCCAGCTGCCATTTGCCTACAGCAAGGTCGATGAATTGCCGTTCGACTTTGTACGCCGTCGCCTGTCGATCGTGGTCAAGGATGCTTCCGGCGACCAGTTGCTGGTGTGCAAGGGCGCCGTGGAAGAGATGCTCAGCATTTCCACCCACGTGATAGAGGATGGCGCTGCAGTGCCGCTGGATGATCGTCGCCGTGACGAGTTGTTGGCACTGGCGAACGACTACAACGAAGATGGTTTCCGTGTACTGGTGGTCGCCACCCGCAACATCCCTAAATCCCTGGCTCGCCAGCAATACACCACCGCCGATGAGCGCAACCTGGTCATCCAGGGCTTCCTGACTTTCCTTGATCCACCAAAGGAAACCGCAGGCCCGGCGATTGCTGCACTGCAACAAATCGGCGTGGCGGTGAAAGTGTTGACCGGCGACAACGCCGTGGTCACCAGCAAGATCTGCCGCCAAGTCGGCCTTGAACCTGGCCAGCCACTGTTGGGCGTAGAAATCGAAGCGATGGACGACGCCACCCTGATGCGCCGCGTGGAAGAGCGCACGGTGTTTGCCAAGCTCACGCCGCTGCAGAAATCCCGGGTGCTCAAGGCGCTGCAAGCCAACGGCCACACCGTGGGCTTCCTGGGTGACGGCATCAACGATGCGCCGGCGCTGCGCGATGCCGACGTGGGTATCTCGGTGGACAGCGGCACCGACATCGCCAAGGAATCGGCCGACATCATCCTCTTGGAAAAGAGCCTGATGGTGCTGGAAGAAGGCGTGCTCAAAGGCCGCGAAACCTTCGGCAATATCATGAAGTACCTGAACATGACCGCCAGTTCCAACTTCGGCAACGTGTTCTCGGTGCTGGTGGCCAGTGCGTTCATTCCGTTCATGCCGATGCTGGCGATCCACCTGCTGCTGCAAAACCTGATGTACGACATCTCCCAGCTGGCCTTGCCGTGGGACAAGATGGACAAGGAATACCTGGCCAAACCGCGTAAGTGGGATGCGAAAAACATTGGCCGCTTCATGATCTGGATCGGGCCAACCTCGTCGATCTTCGACATCACCACCTTTGCGCTGATGTGGTACGTGTTCAGCGCCAACAGCGTGGAAATGCAGACCCTGTTCCAGTCCGGCTGGTTTATCGAAGGGCTGTTGTCGCAAACCTTAGTGGTGCACATGTTGCGCACTCGCAAGATCCCGTTCTTCCAGAGCACGGCCGCCTGGCCGGTGCTGATGATGACCGCCATCGTCATCGGGCTGGGGATCTACGTACCGTTCTCACCGCTGGGCACCCTGGTCGGCCTGGAGCCGCTGCCGCTGGCGTACTTCCCATGGCTGGTCGGCACCCTGCTCGCCTACTGCTGCGTGGCCCAACTGATGAAAACGATCTACATCCGCCGCTTCAAGCAGTGGTACTGATCACCCGCCTCTGAAAACGGTGGCCGTCGCCCGGCGGCCACCGTGCAACACAAGGATTCAACTATGCGCGTCTTGATCTGTGCAGGTCGTCATTACGCCGACACCAAAAAGTCCCGCCAAGTGCTGGACGCTTACCACCGCCTGCGCCCGGTGCAGGTATTGATTCACGGCGGCAACCAGTTCCTGGGCAGTGACGTTGAGGAGTGGGCGCGGGAAATCGGCATCGACGTGGTGCGTTACCCGCCCAATTGGCAACGCCACGGCAAGCAGGCGGAACGCCAGCGCAACCATTTCATGCTGACCGACAGCCGCCCCGACGTAATCATCGCCCTGCCGGGTGGTGACGACACCTCGGAGCTGGTCTGCCAGGCCAAAGCCAGCGGCATTTCGGTGCTGATTGTAGAAAGCTGAATTCAAGCGAGGTGCATCATGCACAAAAAACACACCCCTGCCCGTCTAGACGGGTTTGCCAAATACCGCGCACGTCACTATCGCGACGCTCGCCACACCTTGTTGCTGTTACCGCCGGCCAAGCGGCGCGCGCTGCAACGTAACTTGACCTTTATCGGCGTGACCCTGGGCCTTGTGTTGCTCATCGCGCTGCTTTCCAAGGCCCATGCAGCCGGTGGTGCATATGTGGTCGACGACGGCGCCGTCAACGCCCCGGGAGAATGCAATGTGGACGCCTGGTACAGCGCCAATCGGCATCAAGGCAACGTCCATAACCAAACCTTGAACCCGGCCTGCACCTTCAGCGCACTGCCTTCGGTGCAATGGAGCGCCGCACTGTCGCGCGCCAGCAACGCCGGCGAGGCCGAGACCCAAGTCAGCCCGCAAGTGAAGGCGCAAGTGTGGTCGCGGGATGACTTGGGGCTGCAGATGGCGGTGGCAGCGACTTCGCATTTTGCGCTGGATCGCCAACACGCGTTTGACGGCGCGGACCTGAACATTCCGTTGACCTGGCAACCCCTCGAAGCGCTGCGCCTGAACGTGAATGCTGGCTGGACACACGCCTACAACGGCGGTGAGCAAAATCACCGCCTGACCTGGGGAACCGGGTTCGAATACCAGGTTGCGGATGCGCTGACACTGATTGGCGAGCGCTACGGCCAGGAAGGCGGCGACCAGGCATGGCAGGCCGGGCCGCGATTGCATGTCGGCCAGTTGGTTGATGTGGACTTGGTAGTTGGGCAAAGCCTGAATGGGGACCGTAACCGGTGGTTGACTACGGGGGCTACGGTGCGTTTCTAAGGCAGCGGCCTGATAGTGGAGACTGGACTCAATTCAATGTGGGAGCGGGCTTGCTCGCGAAGGCGGTGGAACAGTTACACATGAGCTGACTGCCTGCTCAACATTCACCAGCATCACACTGGCCAAATAAACCTCCGAAGCCACCGCCGGATCTTTCGCATATTCAGCAAAATCCGCAGCATTCAGCGGCTTGGCCACCTCGGCATCGAGCCATTGCTGCAATTGCGGGTCATCAGTATGGCGCCCAATCTCGGCTGAGATCATCTCCTGCTCCTGCTCATCAATCTCACCATCCGCCTTAGCCGCCGCAATCAGCGCACGCAACAGCGCATGGCTATGAGCTTCAGCCTGCGGCCCATCAAGCTGGTCAACCGTTTGGATCGCTTGCTGAGGCGCAGACGCCTGCTGACGCTGCCACGCCTGATACGCCTGAAACGCCGCCATCCCCAACGAAGCCAGCGCCGCGTAATTCATCCCGCCTGAGCGCGTCGGCGTCGAACCACTG contains the following coding sequences:
- the mgtA gene encoding magnesium-translocating P-type ATPase — translated: MSAVKNTPLHKKNGTDADTKLSMRAAREAQNGLQATLANVRATQDGLTELDASARLQREGYNEVAHDKPPHAIVQFLQALNNPFIYVLLTLAGISFITDYWLPLQAGEEVDLTKVIIIMTMVLLSSLLRFWQEHRSAKSAEALKAMVRTTATVLRREQVGAQPTLREVPMRDLVAGDIVQLSAGDMIPADIRLIESRDLFISQAVLTGEALPVEKYDTLGDVTQKSASSLAADQGNLLDLPNICFMGTNVVSGRAKAVVVATGPRTYFGSLAKAIVGSRVQTAFDRGVNSVSWLLIRFMLVMVPIVFLLNGFSKGDWGDAFLFALAVAVGLTPEMLPMIVSANLAKGATAMAKRKVVVKRLNAIQNFGSMDVLCTDKTGTLTQDKIILEHHVNAFGQRDDAVLSLAWLNSYHQSGMKNLMDQAVVQFSEHNPKFQLPFAYSKVDELPFDFVRRRLSIVVKDASGDQLLVCKGAVEEMLSISTHVIEDGAAVPLDDRRRDELLALANDYNEDGFRVLVVATRNIPKSLARQQYTTADERNLVIQGFLTFLDPPKETAGPAIAALQQIGVAVKVLTGDNAVVTSKICRQVGLEPGQPLLGVEIEAMDDATLMRRVEERTVFAKLTPLQKSRVLKALQANGHTVGFLGDGINDAPALRDADVGISVDSGTDIAKESADIILLEKSLMVLEEGVLKGRETFGNIMKYLNMTASSNFGNVFSVLVASAFIPFMPMLAIHLLLQNLMYDISQLALPWDKMDKEYLAKPRKWDAKNIGRFMIWIGPTSSIFDITTFALMWYVFSANSVEMQTLFQSGWFIEGLLSQTLVVHMLRTRKIPFFQSTAAWPVLMMTAIVIGLGIYVPFSPLGTLVGLEPLPLAYFPWLVGTLLAYCCVAQLMKTIYIRRFKQWY
- a CDS encoding DUF2493 domain-containing protein — encoded protein: MRVLICAGRHYADTKKSRQVLDAYHRLRPVQVLIHGGNQFLGSDVEEWAREIGIDVVRYPPNWQRHGKQAERQRNHFMLTDSRPDVIIALPGGDDTSELVCQAKASGISVLIVES
- a CDS encoding DUF533 domain-containing protein, whose translation is MNTSDLLEQLLRGQQGGGASGGGLGGLLGGLLKGTSTGNASAGGGLGGLLGGLGGLLGGAPASGSTPTRSGGMNYAALASLGMAAFQAYQAWQRQQASAPQQAIQTVDQLDGPQAEAHSHALLRALIAAAKADGEIDEQEQEMISAEIGRHTDDPQLQQWLDAEVAKPLNAADFAEYAKDPAVASEVYLASVMLVNVEQAVSSCVTVPPPSRASPLPH